A section of the Pleuronectes platessa chromosome 7, fPlePla1.1, whole genome shotgun sequence genome encodes:
- the LOC128444128 gene encoding LOW QUALITY PROTEIN: zinc finger C3H1 domain-containing protein-like (The sequence of the model RefSeq protein was modified relative to this genomic sequence to represent the inferred CDS: deleted 1 base in 1 codon), with translation MEVTRSPPEEGELEDGEICDDETEESVPLRRGEGSRPGGAAPPRTRKPRQHPHMLPHMGHPPPDFRLRMPYNLVAHGHGPFPQALRQQCGPSGPDRPPSPLPPPLPPPGLGPRGEPSPGSSFWERSHGALGRFRHRVMPNGGRGAWSRGGRGGGGPGCRAPVGRYGLGESHGNKTDSPSRKQKLQGRNQTRKATHSVSKAEKSVDESFEDLLSKYKQIQLELECIRKEETMAREPKASPAREEVLDHTASITETRPEPEAAPSLAGGEEASELERKVFQAFNIKPLRQKLPAPALLDELKDKQSEAGTGGGAEKQGEEEQTREDGGGTEPRPEPEAEEKTCLCCSEETDRDEKDKHKEICSCCRESSASSEDSAVSPDKPVVKVEEEELSELQLRLLALQSASKKWQQKEQQVMKKSKDRITRAAQEKKSGPSPGAAPATRQRVTTRSVSSAAAAAAAQRNRARARPLDRDRDRTKIGNRPPERDRLKQSPKPGPKALQDRGRTPGKPHMTKKMISPGSVAKQAFRKQQLRTWKLQQQRQQEEKRRQDEEERRKREEEIRRIRDLSNQDEQYNRFMKLVGGKMRTRSKSRDREHRKSTGKPGLDASGNLYQYDNYDEVAMDTDSEPSSPVPSPTRVSFSPEGPGCFSQVSLYVTDPAQFGLDFSQAFLSPILSALPPPPPPLPPPPDELDPPPKPPLADEEEEEEMLLRETCLMSMANKRVAVNEETSSSGPPSPGCQPPGGVPLPPRGNLSTVSLNTVSQPRTNKFTRGHPPRAPLVLPRHKSVVVSLNDSDDSDSDVDACSSTQTVFGGLEFMIKEARRTVEAAKPKGASGSEKENNPVRTPEALPEAKKAEYRQLKEEIASREKQKMLKDQSPWSSSPALTESVIDLSARMTVEAKLSEAEQRLNKNRELLQRDEAVLRQLLQQELKKKESLKVAEAKVIKLREQLQASEKIVSANKTLLKKLQEQVHRVEHRVSIKKSQAARLEQELAQAQLAAGRGSKRKSDPNQTPVRKLQRVDAPPRGSERHFAELIAQKQRLQQLESEYALKIQRLKEAQALHHKVPSEPPARAPTPPDPQAQTPPSSSPIPLPQPSLHDLTQDKLTLDSEDVAEVDEPEPAPTPAAAAAARGPRRHSLRQSSCSFTKPNLEQLSSTPAKDSSSKPAKTTSSCEAPAEMLTGLDLDALKLRHRQQARLGELLQSELHKLGQHIDHAPSGQEVSVEVDTTSSPLGSPDLKPVPFGPYHSPLLVFKSYRFSPYYRTKEKLSLSSVTYSNAIEPRKCFCRFDLTGTCNDDDCRWQHMRNCSLTANQLFTDILSYSLSLIGCSESSSDDDVGIATEKYMKKLFGTNKDRMGVDQKAVLLVSKVNESKRHVPPFTTCKDVRRWRPKPSAQSGLGPEDDSEHEAAPGHVSPGRPDDRTKISHSTADVCITSEDKRYFDSETDDLSNLESSVLENPGDTQLWIKLAFKYLSQSETSAGESLEAALNTLSRALESNCDDPEVWTHYLSLFSRRGSREEVQEMCEMAVEHAPDYIVWWNYLNLESSFEGRDYVCDRLLHFLLTEASARLTDKLSFQLMEALLYRVQLHLFTGRMEGALAILQNALKSADERSIAEHLTPTDRALVWLSYIHLTEFDRLPAGLWDPAESGPSRLVSRESFLLPWRSPQDISTPLDVLIALFQDAVHRCTDKSLSQSERTLACLPLHNNLIFLNKLLQRYDEAVALCESLLELCPESCALRDALADLHIRKGNGDQAVSMWLHALAECPNNAEVFYHSCKFLMTQEKSSAVAPLFRGFILSLCEDEQSQKKPVDVLRHILGFPSEELLRSPVVKKDLQEQLNQQTPYLHLIHCRWQWLHGSVEQTTDAFERALGSPLQLEELHTLWLDYLMFSVGQQSCAPSRQFSHLVQRCLSTVPSRLELPFNPAEFWNCYRFHNQVVTLYLNRLPQSQHAPVMERLRYAMPTNTELSLRLLFVEWQDGNIEHVKFQTRMLTSNFPKSLTHWKIAIAMETELQESCEVRLLYHQALQNLPLCAALWKHRLLFEAAQGAASSRLKRLVDRCGQVGVSLVVGQAQGGDQ, from the exons ATGGAGGTGACCCGGTCTCCCCCCGAGGAGGGGGAGCTCGAAGACGGAGAGATCTGCGATGATGAAACCGAGGAGAGTGTGCCTCTCCGGCGGGGGGAGGGTAGCAGGCCGGGCGGAGCGGCTCCTCCGCGGACACGGAAGCCTCGCCAACACCCGCACATGCTGCCTCACATGGGCCACCCGCCGCCGGACTTCCGCCTCCGGATGCCGTACAACCTCGTAGCTCATGGACACGGTCCTTTCCCCCAGGCCCTGCGGCAACAGTGCGGGCCGAGCGGGCCCGATCGGCCTCCCTCTCCGCTTCCGCCTCCTCTGCCGCCGCCGGGACTCGGTCCTCGCGGCGAGCCCAGCCCGGGGTCCAGCTTCTGGGAGCGGAGTCACGGAGCCCTGGGCAGGTTCAGGCACCGGGTCATGCCGAACGGTGGACGTGGGGCCTGGAGTCGAGGCGGCCGGGGAGGGGGAGGCCCCGGCTGCAGAGCCCCGGTCGGTCGCTACGGACTCGGAGAGAGTCACGGTAACAAAACCGACTCTCCGTCGAGAAAAC AGAAGCTTCAGGGCCGGAATCAGACGAGGAAAGCGACTCACTCTGTTTCCAAAGCAGAGAAAAGTGTTGACGAATCCTTCGAGGACCTTCTGTCCAAGTACAAGCAGATTCAGCTGGAGCTGGAGTGCATCCGCAAAGAGGAGACCATGGCCCGGGAGCCCAAAGCCTCGCCCGCCAGAGAGGAGGTCCTCGACCACACGGCCAGTATCACAGAAACCAGACCAGAGCCTGAGGCGGCTCCTAGTCTGGCAGGAGGCGAGGAGGCATCAGAGCTGGAGAGGAAGGTGTTCCAGGCGTTCAACATCAAACCACTGCGTCAGAAACTGCCGGCTCCCGCTCTCCTGGACGAGCTGAAGGACAAACAGAGCGAGGCCGGCACAGGGGGCGGGGCAGAGAAACAGG GTGAGGAAGAACAAAcaagagaagatggaggaggaacagaaccGAGGCCTGAACCTGAGGCCGAGGAGAAAACCTGTTTGTGCTGCAGCGAAGAAACCGACAGAGACGAGAAGGACAAACATAAAGAGATttgctcctgctgcagagagtcGTCGGCGTCCAGCGAGGACTCTGCCGTCTCTCCTGACAAG CCCgtggtgaaggtggaggaggaggagctgtcagagctgcagctgcgtCTCCTCGCTCTGCAGTCAGCCAGTAAGAAGTGGCagcagaaagagcagcaggtgaTGAAGAAGAGCAAAGACCGGATCACTCGAGCCGCTCAGGAGAAGAAATCTGGCCCCAGCCCCGGGGCCGCCCCTGCCACCAGACAGAGAGTGACCACCCGGTCAGTctcctccgctgctgctgctgccgctgcacaGAGGAATAGAGCTAGAGCCAGACCTCTGGACAGGGACCGAGACAGAACCAAGATCGGCAACCGACCCCCTGAGAGAGACAGGCTCAAACAGAGTCCGAAACCTGGTCCCAAAGCTCTGCAGGACAGAGGGCGCACACCAGGAAAACCTCACATGACCAAGAAGATGATCAGTCCAG GCTCGGTGGCGAAGCAGGCGttcaggaagcagcagctgaggacatggaaactgcagcagcagcgacagcaggaggagaaacgaCGGCAGGACGAGGAGGAGCGACGCAAACGAGAGGAGGAGATCCGCAGAATCCGCGACCTGTCCAACCAGGACGAGCAGTACAACCGCTTCATGAAGCTGGTGGGAGGCAAGATGAGGACGCGCAGTAAG TCCAGGGACCGTGAACACAGGAAGTCCACGGGTAAGCCGGGCCTGGACGCCTCAGGTAACCTCTACCAATATGACAACTATGACGAGGTGGCGATGGACACCGACAGCGAGCCCAGTTCACCAG tCCCGTCTCCAACACGCGTGTCGTTCAGCCCTGAAGGTCCAGGATGTTTCTCTCAGGTGTCTCTGTATGTGACGGACCCGGCTCAGTTCGGACTG gaTTTCTCTCAGGCTTTCCTCTCCCCCATTTTGTCTGCTCTTCCTCCCCCGCCTCCGCCTCTCCCCCCTCCACCAGATGAGCTGGACCCCCCCCCAAAACCTCCGTTggctgacgaggaggaggaagaggagatgctgCTGAGGGAGACGTGTCTCATGTCCATGGCTAACAAGAGGGTGGCAGTGAATGAG gAGACGAGCTCCAGTGGTCCCCCCTCCCCCGGCTGCCAGCCACCTGGAGGTGTTCCGCTGCCACCCAGAGGGAACCTGAGCACCGTCAGCCTGAACACGGTGTCGCAGCCAAGGACCAACAAGTTCACCAGAGGACACCCCCCCAGAGCACCACTGGTG CTGCCCAGACACAAGTCGGTGGTGGTTTCACTCAACGATTCAGACGACAGTGACTCGGACGTGGACGcctgcagctccacacagaCGGTGTTCGGTGGACTGGAGTTCATGATCAAAGAAGCCAGGAGGACGGTGGAG GCAGCGAAGCCTAAAGGAGCCTCAGGATCTGAGAAGGAGAACAACCCCGTCAGAACTCCAGAGGCTTTACCTGAAGCAAAGAAGGCAGAGTACCGTCAGCTCAAAGAGGAAATCGCCAG CAGGGAAAAGCAGAAGATGTTGAAGGACCAGAGTCCTTGGAGCTCCAGCCCTGCTTTGACCGAGTCTGTGATCGATCTATCAGCGAGAATGACAGTGGAGGCGAAGCTGAGTGAGGCCGAGCAGAGACTCAACAAGAACAG ggagctgctgcagagagatgaGGCCGTCCtcagacagctgctgcagcaggagctgaagaagaaagaGTCTCTGAAGGTCGCTGAGGCCAAAGTCATCAAATTGAGAGAGCAGCTGCAGGCCTCAGAGAAGATCGTCAGTGCCAACAAGACCCTCCTCAAGAAGCTGCAGGAACAG GTGCATCGTGTTGAACATCGGGTGTCCATCAAGAAGAGTCAGGCTGCCAGGCTGGAGCAGGAACTGGCCCAGGCTCAGCTGGCGGCTGGACGAGGATCCAAACGCAAATCTGACCCGAACCAAACCCCT GTCAGGAAGCTGCAGCGGGtggacgcc cccccccgcggCTCCGAGCGTCACTTTGCGGAGCTGATCGCTCAGAAGcagcggctgcagcagctggagtctGAGTACGCTCTGaagatccagaggctgaaggagGCCCAGGCGCTGCACCACAAGGTCCCATCGGAGCCGCCGGCACGAGCCCCCACCCCTCCGGACCCTCAGGCCCAGACCCCCCCCTCTTCCAGTCCCATCCCTCTTCCCCAGCCTTCCCTGCACGACCTCACCCAGGACAAACTCACACTAGACAGCGAAGACGTAGCCGAGGTTGACGAACCCGAACCTGCGCCTACacctgctgccgccgccgctgctcgAGGCCCCCGTCGCCACTCGCTCCGTCAGTCCAGCTGCTCCTTCACCAAACCCAACCTGGAGCAGCTGAGCTCCACCCCAGCTAAAGACAGCAGCTCCAAACCTGCCAAGACTACGAGCAGCTGCGAGGCTCCTGCAGAGATGCTGACGGGGCTGGACCTGGATGCTCTGAAGCTCCGGCACCGGCAGCAGGCCCGGCTCggagagctgctgcagagcgaGCTGCACAAACTGGGACAGCACATTGACCACGCCCCCAGTGGACAG GAGGTCTCCGTGGAGGTTGACACGACATCAAGTCCGTTAGGAAGTCCAGACCTGAAACCTGTTCCCTTTGGACCGTACCACAGCCCACTACTGGTTTTCAAGTCCTATAG GTTCAGTCCGTATTACAGGACCAAGGAGAAGTTATCGCTGAGCTCCGTCACGTACAGCAACGCCATCGAGCCCAGGAAGTGCTTCTGCCGCTTCGACCTCACAGGAACCTGCAACGACGACGACTGCAGATG GCAGCACATGAGAAACTGCTCTCTTACGGCCAACCAGCTCTTCACGGATATTCTGTCGTACAGTTTGTCTCTGATCGGCTGTTCTGAGAGCAGCTCGGACGACGACGTCGGTATCGCCACAG AGAAATACATGAAGAAGCTGTTTGGCACAAACAAAGACCGGATGGGCGTGGACCAGAAGGCCGTCCTCCTCGTCAGCAAAGTCAACGAGAGCAAGCGACACG TTCCTCCGTTCACCACGTGTAAGgacgtgaggaggtggaggccgAAGCCGTCGGCACAGTCCGGCCTCGGGCCTGAAGACGACAGCGAGCACGAAGCCGCACCGGGACACGTCTCACCTGGAAGACCCG ACGACCGCACTAAGATCAGCCACTCGACTGCAGACGTGTGCATCACGTCAGAAGACAAGCGTTACTTTGACAGTGAGACGGACGACCTGTCCAACCTGGAGAGCAGCGTCCTGGAGAACCCTGGAGACACTCAGCTGTGGATCAAACTGGCCTTCAAGTACCTGAGTCAGAGTGAAAC gtcTGCGGGCGAGAGTTTGGAGGCCGCCCTCAACACGCTGTCCCGGGCTCTGGAGAGTAACTGTGACGACCCGGAGGTGTGGACTCACTACCTGTCCCTGTTCTCCAGGCgggggagcagggaggaggtgcaggagatgtgtgagaTGGCTGTGGAGCACGCCCCCGACTACATAGTGTGGTGGAAC TACCTGAACCTGGAGAGCTCGTTCGAGGGGCGGGACTATGTCTGTGATCGTCTGCTGCACTTCCTGTTGACGGAGGCGTCGGCACGACTCACAGACAAACTGTCCTTCCAGCTGATGGAGGCGCTGCTCTACAGAGTCCAGCTCCACCTGTTCACCGGCCGGATGGAGGGCGCGCTCGCCATCCTGCAG aatGCTTTGAAGTCAGCTGACGAGCGGAGTATTGCCGAGCACCTGACCCCCACCGACCGGGCGCTGGTGTGGCTGTCCTACATCCACCTGACGGAGTTCGACCGGCTGCCGGCCGGCCTCTGGGACCCGGCCGAGTCCGGTCCGTCCAGATTGGTCAGCAGAGAGTCCTTCCTGCTGCCGTGGAGATCACCACAGGACATCAGCACGCCACTGGACGTCCTCATCGCTCTCTTTCAAG ATGCCGTCCACCGGTGCACCGACAAGTCTCTGTCCCAGAGCGAGAGGACGCTGGCTTGTCTTCCTCTTCACAACAACCTCATCTTCCTCAACAAGCTGCTGCAGAG GTACGACGAGGCTGTTGCTCTGTGTGAGTCTCTGCTGGAGCTCTGTCCTGAGTCCTGCGCTCTGCGAGACGCTCTGGCCGACCTCCACATCAGGAAAGGTAACGGCGACCAGGCGGTCAGCATGTGGCTGCACGCTCTGGCCGAGTGTCCCAACAACGCTGAAGTGTTCTATCACTCCTGCAAGTTCCTCATGACTCAG GAGAAGTCGAGTGCCGTGGCTCCTCTGTTCCGAGGGTTCATCTTGTCGCTCTGCGAGGACGAACAGAGTCAGAAGAAACCTGTGGATGTTCTCCG TCACATCCTTGGTTTTCCCAGCGAGGAGCTTCTGAGAAGTCCCGTTGTCAAAAAGGATCTTCAGGAGCAACTCAACCAGCAGACGCCCTACCTGCACCTCATccactg TCGCTGGCAGTGGCTGCACGGTTCTGTGGAGCAGACGACAGACGCCTTTGAGAGGGCGCTGGGATCCcccctgcagctggaggagctgcacacCTTGTGGCTGGA TTACCTGATGTTCAGCGTCGGTCAGCAGAGCTGTGCTCCATCCAGACAGTTCTCCCATCTGGTGCAGCGCTGCCTGAGCACCGTCCCCTCTCGCCTGGAGCTGCCCTTCAACCCAGCAGAGTTCTGGAACTGCTACCGCTTCCACAACCAG GTGGTTACTCTTTATCTGAACCGTCTGCCACagtcccagcatgcacctgtgATGGAGAGACTGAGATACGCCATGCCCACCAACACTGAACTGAGCctaag GTTGCTGTTTGTCGAGTGGCAGGATGGAAACATTGAACATGTGAAGTTTCAGACTCGGATGTTGACAAGTAACTTTCCAAAGAGTTTAACGCACTGGaaaat agCGATCGCCATGGAGACGGAGCTCCAGGAGTCATGTGAG gtGCGACTCCTCTATCATCAGGCTCTTCAGAACCTTCCTCTCTGTGCCGCCCTGTGGAAACAT cGCTTGCTGTTTGAGGCGGCTCAGGGCGCCGCCTCTTCTAGGTTAAAGAGACTCGTCGACCGCTGTGGTCAAGTGGGCGTGAGTTTAGTTGTGGGTCAAGCGCAGGGAGGAgatcagtga
- the tbc1d15 gene encoding TBC1 domain family member 15 isoform X1, translated as MAADSVQKVLSEHEGVFIHPSSEEDAIELDLLVSGSLRIVDKDGDVSVEYRPVEEAVDPSNMLCAGKDSSSVMEWAQCSGERCHKQLETQQSYETEWDMVNAASFRKKPCANGEGSLNHINERSRGAFSFSVGDLSSITVKDEGWTFLIFKLKESSPPLPALHFHQGGSREFLDSLGRFTLLSVAPDDEACLLVSTTNKALSQSFENLLEDNNFGLVNKFRKDPYVTTLGGFSKVTNYIFDAFRGTEEQHQRPPEEVADLLGEVIPGLEINQQEEPGFEVITRIDLGSRPLVTRSEPMSVEDWTKHQDPEGRMIRIFHLKQVIFKGGLCHAVRKEAWKFLLGYFPWSSTQDERKALQRLKTDEYFRMKLQWKSVSEEQERRNSRLRDYRSLIEKDVNRTDRTNRFYEGIDNPGLVLLNDILMTYCMYDFDLGYVQGMSDLLSPILFVMENEVDAFWCFVSFMDQMHQNFEEQMQGMKTQLLQLSSLLRLLDLSFWNYLECQDSGYLYFCFRWLLIRFKRELSFQDVLRMWEVMWTGLPCQNFHLLVCCAILDSEKQKIMEEKYGFNEILKHINELSMKLDIEEILQKAEGISLQMRSCKDLPDSVRNILGFEASVSGSDPTSAAPPPAVSRAAPRQDACPPLHTHLRETSSHNSCKVAFIS; from the exons ATGGCGGCGGACTCAGTGCAGAAG GTTCTGTCTGAGCATGAAGGTGTCTTCATTCATCCCAGCAGTGAGGAAGATGCCATCGAGCTGGATTTACTGGTCTCAGGTTCACTTCGGATTGTAGACAAG gatGGAGACGTCTCGGTGGAGTACAGACCGGTGGAAGAAGCTGTGGACCCGTCCAACATGCTGTGTGCTGGAAAG GACTCCAGCTCAGTGATGGAGTGGGCTCAGTGTTCGGGGGAGCGGTGTCACAAGCAGTTGGAAACTCAGCAGAGCTACGAGACGGAGTGGGACATGGTCAATGCTGCGTCCTTCAGGAAGAAACCCTGCGCCAACGGAGAAG GCTCTCTAAACCACATCAATGAGAGGAGCAGGGGTGCGTTCAGCTTCAGTGTCGGTGACCTCAGCTCCATCACAGTGAAGGATGAAGGTTGGACATTCCTCATCTTCAAACTGAAAGAGTCCTCCCCGCCCCTCCCTGCTCTGCACTTCCACCAAGGTGGCAGCAGAGAGTTCCTGGACAGCCTGGGGAGATTCACACTGCTCAGCGT cgctccagatgatgaagcgTGTCTGCTGGTCAGCACGACAAACAAGGCTCTGTCCCAGTCCTTCGAGAACCTTCTGGAAGACAACAACTTCGGCCTTGTTAAC AAGTTCAGAAAAGACCCGTACGTGACCACGCTGGGCGGCTTCTCCAAAGTCACCAACTACATATTTGATGCTTTCCGGGGGACGGAGGAGCAGCACCAGCGCCCCCCCGAGGAGGTGGCTGACCTGCTGGGTGAAGTCATCCCAGGACTGGAGATCAACCAGCAGGAGGAGCCAGGCTTTGAGGTCATCACCAGG ATCGACCTGGGATCGAGGCCCCTGGTTACGAGGAGCGAGCCCATGTCTGTGGAGGACTGGACCAAACACCAGGACCCAGAGGGGAGGATGATCCGGATCTTTCACCTGAAACAAGTCATCTTCAAAGGG GGGCTGTGTCACGCCGTGAGGAAGGAGGCCTGGAAGTTCCTGTTGGGGTATTTTCCGTGGAGCAGCACTCAGGACGAGAGGAAAGCTCTGCAGAGACTCAAGAC TGACGAATACTTCAGGATGAAGCTGCAGTGGAAGTCAGtcagtgaggagcaggagaggaggaactcCAGACTCAGAGACTACAGGAGTCTGATCG AGAAAGACGTGAACAGAACCGACAGAACCAACAGGTTCTATGAGGGCATCGATAACCCCGGCCTCGTACTCCTCAACGACATCCTGATGACGTACTGCATGTACGACTTCGACCTCG GTTACGTTCAGGGGATGAGTGACCTGCTCTCCCCGATTCTCTTTGTGATGGAGAACGAGGTCGACGCCTTCTGGTGTTTTGTCTCCTTCATGGATCAAATG catcaGAACTTTGAGGAGCAGATGCAGGGCATGAAGACGCAGCTGCTTCAGCTCAGTTCTCTGCTCAGACTGCTGGACTTGTCTTTCTGGAATTACCTCG AGTGTCAGGACTCAGGTTACCTGTATTTCTGTTTCCGCTGGTTGTTGATCAGATTCAAGCGGGAGCTCAGTTTCCAGGACGTCCTGCGGATGTGGGAG GTGATGTGGACCGGTCTTCCCTGTCAAAACTTCCACCTGCTCGTCTGCTGCGCCATCCTGGACTCCGAGAAACAGAAGATCATGGAGGAGAAGTACGGCTTCAATGAAATCCTCAAG CACATCAACGAACTTTCAATGAAGCTGGACATTGAAGAGATTCTTCAGAAAGCCGAGGGCATCAGTCTGCAGATGAGGAGCTGTAAG GACTTACCCGACTCGGTCAGAAACATTCTGGGCTTCGAGGCGAGCGTCAGCGGCTCCGACCCGACGagcgctgctcctcctccggcGGTTTCCAGAGCGGCGCCGCGACAGGACGcctgcccccccctccacactcaCCTGCGAGAGACGAGCTCTCACAACAGCTGCAAAGTGGCCTTTATATCCTAG
- the tbc1d15 gene encoding TBC1 domain family member 15 isoform X2, with the protein MAADSVQKVLSEHEGVFIHPSSEEDAIELDLLVSGSLRIVDKDGDVSVEYRPVEEAVDPSNMLCAGKDSSSVMEWAQCSGERCHKQLETQQSYETEWDMVNAASFRKKPCANGEGSLNHINERSRGAFSFSVGDLSSITVKDEGWTFLIFKLKESSPPLPALHFHQGGSREFLDSLGRFTLLSVAPDDEACLLVSTTNKALSQSFENLLEDNNFGLVNFRKDPYVTTLGGFSKVTNYIFDAFRGTEEQHQRPPEEVADLLGEVIPGLEINQQEEPGFEVITRIDLGSRPLVTRSEPMSVEDWTKHQDPEGRMIRIFHLKQVIFKGGLCHAVRKEAWKFLLGYFPWSSTQDERKALQRLKTDEYFRMKLQWKSVSEEQERRNSRLRDYRSLIEKDVNRTDRTNRFYEGIDNPGLVLLNDILMTYCMYDFDLGYVQGMSDLLSPILFVMENEVDAFWCFVSFMDQMHQNFEEQMQGMKTQLLQLSSLLRLLDLSFWNYLECQDSGYLYFCFRWLLIRFKRELSFQDVLRMWEVMWTGLPCQNFHLLVCCAILDSEKQKIMEEKYGFNEILKHINELSMKLDIEEILQKAEGISLQMRSCKDLPDSVRNILGFEASVSGSDPTSAAPPPAVSRAAPRQDACPPLHTHLRETSSHNSCKVAFIS; encoded by the exons ATGGCGGCGGACTCAGTGCAGAAG GTTCTGTCTGAGCATGAAGGTGTCTTCATTCATCCCAGCAGTGAGGAAGATGCCATCGAGCTGGATTTACTGGTCTCAGGTTCACTTCGGATTGTAGACAAG gatGGAGACGTCTCGGTGGAGTACAGACCGGTGGAAGAAGCTGTGGACCCGTCCAACATGCTGTGTGCTGGAAAG GACTCCAGCTCAGTGATGGAGTGGGCTCAGTGTTCGGGGGAGCGGTGTCACAAGCAGTTGGAAACTCAGCAGAGCTACGAGACGGAGTGGGACATGGTCAATGCTGCGTCCTTCAGGAAGAAACCCTGCGCCAACGGAGAAG GCTCTCTAAACCACATCAATGAGAGGAGCAGGGGTGCGTTCAGCTTCAGTGTCGGTGACCTCAGCTCCATCACAGTGAAGGATGAAGGTTGGACATTCCTCATCTTCAAACTGAAAGAGTCCTCCCCGCCCCTCCCTGCTCTGCACTTCCACCAAGGTGGCAGCAGAGAGTTCCTGGACAGCCTGGGGAGATTCACACTGCTCAGCGT cgctccagatgatgaagcgTGTCTGCTGGTCAGCACGACAAACAAGGCTCTGTCCCAGTCCTTCGAGAACCTTCTGGAAGACAACAACTTCGGCCTTGTTAAC TTCAGAAAAGACCCGTACGTGACCACGCTGGGCGGCTTCTCCAAAGTCACCAACTACATATTTGATGCTTTCCGGGGGACGGAGGAGCAGCACCAGCGCCCCCCCGAGGAGGTGGCTGACCTGCTGGGTGAAGTCATCCCAGGACTGGAGATCAACCAGCAGGAGGAGCCAGGCTTTGAGGTCATCACCAGG ATCGACCTGGGATCGAGGCCCCTGGTTACGAGGAGCGAGCCCATGTCTGTGGAGGACTGGACCAAACACCAGGACCCAGAGGGGAGGATGATCCGGATCTTTCACCTGAAACAAGTCATCTTCAAAGGG GGGCTGTGTCACGCCGTGAGGAAGGAGGCCTGGAAGTTCCTGTTGGGGTATTTTCCGTGGAGCAGCACTCAGGACGAGAGGAAAGCTCTGCAGAGACTCAAGAC TGACGAATACTTCAGGATGAAGCTGCAGTGGAAGTCAGtcagtgaggagcaggagaggaggaactcCAGACTCAGAGACTACAGGAGTCTGATCG AGAAAGACGTGAACAGAACCGACAGAACCAACAGGTTCTATGAGGGCATCGATAACCCCGGCCTCGTACTCCTCAACGACATCCTGATGACGTACTGCATGTACGACTTCGACCTCG GTTACGTTCAGGGGATGAGTGACCTGCTCTCCCCGATTCTCTTTGTGATGGAGAACGAGGTCGACGCCTTCTGGTGTTTTGTCTCCTTCATGGATCAAATG catcaGAACTTTGAGGAGCAGATGCAGGGCATGAAGACGCAGCTGCTTCAGCTCAGTTCTCTGCTCAGACTGCTGGACTTGTCTTTCTGGAATTACCTCG AGTGTCAGGACTCAGGTTACCTGTATTTCTGTTTCCGCTGGTTGTTGATCAGATTCAAGCGGGAGCTCAGTTTCCAGGACGTCCTGCGGATGTGGGAG GTGATGTGGACCGGTCTTCCCTGTCAAAACTTCCACCTGCTCGTCTGCTGCGCCATCCTGGACTCCGAGAAACAGAAGATCATGGAGGAGAAGTACGGCTTCAATGAAATCCTCAAG CACATCAACGAACTTTCAATGAAGCTGGACATTGAAGAGATTCTTCAGAAAGCCGAGGGCATCAGTCTGCAGATGAGGAGCTGTAAG GACTTACCCGACTCGGTCAGAAACATTCTGGGCTTCGAGGCGAGCGTCAGCGGCTCCGACCCGACGagcgctgctcctcctccggcGGTTTCCAGAGCGGCGCCGCGACAGGACGcctgcccccccctccacactcaCCTGCGAGAGACGAGCTCTCACAACAGCTGCAAAGTGGCCTTTATATCCTAG